A genomic segment from Rhodospirillum centenum SW encodes:
- a CDS encoding metal-dependent hydrolase family protein produces MPSACPPGSPAGLLPSVLRGLTAALLLTGGVLAGAALSGAAPATAETVYITADRLLDVRSGSMVARPAVLVEDGRVARVGTVSDLPAPQGATRIDLPGLTLLPGLIDMHVHLTSRHDLHGYRRLTRNATDLAIDGVVNARTTLEAGFTTVRNLGAGSFADVAVKRAVEEGRVPGPRLIVSGPPLSALGGHGDANLLPYDLQREAEGVATGPWALAEKVRYNRKFGADVIKIMATGGVLSKGTEVGAQQLTEEEMAAIVKEAHMLGMKVAAHAHGNAGIKAAIRAGVDTVEHASFLDAEAIALAKKNGTVLSMDVYNTEFILGEGEKAGILPESLAKERTVGQTQRTSFGEAVKAGVKLTFGSDAGVYPHGWNGKQFSRMVKFGMTPLQAIQAATVVAADALGMAEEVGSIAPGRYADMVAVAADPLADISTLEAIPVVIKGGAVVKDAR; encoded by the coding sequence ATGCCTTCCGCTTGTCCGCCCGGCAGTCCCGCCGGCCTGCTTCCGTCTGTCCTGCGCGGTCTGACCGCTGCCCTCCTTCTGACCGGGGGCGTCCTTGCCGGGGCTGCCCTGTCCGGCGCCGCGCCGGCAACGGCGGAGACCGTCTACATCACCGCCGACCGCCTGCTGGACGTGCGCTCCGGCAGCATGGTCGCCCGCCCGGCCGTGCTGGTGGAGGACGGCCGCGTCGCCAGGGTCGGCACGGTTTCGGATCTGCCGGCACCGCAGGGGGCGACACGGATCGACCTGCCGGGGCTGACCCTGCTGCCCGGCCTGATCGACATGCATGTCCACCTGACCAGCCGGCACGACCTGCACGGCTACCGGCGGCTGACCCGCAACGCGACGGATCTGGCGATCGATGGTGTCGTGAACGCCCGGACGACGCTGGAAGCGGGCTTCACGACCGTCCGCAATCTCGGTGCCGGCAGCTTCGCCGACGTGGCCGTGAAGCGGGCGGTGGAGGAGGGGCGGGTGCCCGGCCCGCGCCTGATCGTCTCCGGTCCGCCGCTCTCCGCCCTTGGCGGACATGGCGACGCCAACCTGCTGCCCTACGATCTCCAGCGCGAGGCCGAGGGCGTCGCCACCGGCCCCTGGGCCCTGGCGGAAAAGGTCCGCTACAACAGGAAGTTCGGGGCGGACGTCATCAAGATCATGGCGACCGGCGGCGTGCTGTCGAAGGGCACGGAGGTGGGCGCCCAGCAGCTCACCGAGGAGGAGATGGCCGCCATCGTCAAGGAAGCCCACATGCTGGGCATGAAGGTCGCCGCCCATGCCCACGGCAATGCCGGGATCAAGGCGGCGATCCGCGCCGGCGTGGACACGGTGGAGCACGCCAGCTTCCTGGACGCCGAGGCCATCGCGCTGGCGAAGAAGAACGGCACCGTGCTCTCGATGGATGTCTACAACACCGAGTTCATCCTGGGCGAAGGCGAGAAGGCCGGCATCCTTCCTGAGTCCCTGGCGAAGGAGCGGACGGTCGGGCAGACGCAGCGGACCAGCTTCGGCGAAGCGGTCAAGGCCGGCGTGAAGCTGACCTTCGGCAGCGATGCGGGGGTCTACCCGCACGGCTGGAACGGCAAGCAGTTCTCCCGCATGGTGAAGTTCGGCATGACGCCGCTGCAGGCGATCCAGGCGGCGACCGTCGTCGCGGCCGACGCCCTGGGCATGGCGGAGGAGGTGGGCAGCATCGCCCCCGGCCGCTATGCGGACATGGTGGCGGTCGCCGCCGATCCGCTGGCCGACATCTCGACCCTGGAGGCGATCCCGGTCGTCATCAAGGGCGGTGCGGTGGTCAAGGACGCGCGCTGA
- a CDS encoding protein phosphatase CheZ has product MAADDRPLDLDAADYDRFEDDLLSSPRGRAFLRMRDRRSRVVAVEDVRRLLGQRTAPEADPQSHIRILRRELQELSSHIAQTRREIAALRPDDPSANRIMLATEELDAILQATEHATTEILNGAERIQAVADRLRDPDGELAGQLDNEVMGIMTACSFQDITGQRMTKVVNTMRYIERRVNAMIEIWGGLDGSDAPAADEPADKRPDAHLLNGPALHGGINQDVVDALLSGQQAAAAAAPAAPAAPDAGKSDTQTPADEGKPTVGPLSQSAVDDLFP; this is encoded by the coding sequence ATGGCAGCCGACGACCGCCCCCTCGATCTGGACGCCGCGGACTACGACCGCTTCGAGGACGATCTCCTCTCCAGCCCGCGCGGCCGTGCCTTCCTGCGCATGCGGGACCGGCGCAGCCGCGTCGTCGCCGTAGAGGATGTGCGCCGACTGCTCGGTCAGCGCACGGCGCCTGAGGCCGATCCGCAGTCGCATATCCGCATTCTGCGCCGCGAGCTTCAGGAACTCTCCTCCCACATCGCGCAGACCCGGCGGGAGATCGCCGCCCTGCGGCCGGACGATCCGTCCGCGAACCGCATCATGCTGGCGACGGAGGAGCTTGACGCCATCCTCCAGGCGACCGAGCACGCGACGACGGAGATCCTGAACGGGGCGGAACGCATCCAGGCGGTTGCGGACAGGCTGCGCGACCCCGACGGGGAACTGGCCGGGCAGCTCGACAACGAGGTCATGGGCATCATGACCGCCTGCTCCTTCCAGGACATCACCGGCCAGCGCATGACCAAGGTGGTCAACACCATGCGCTACATCGAGCGCCGGGTGAACGCGATGATCGAGATCTGGGGCGGGCTGGACGGGTCGGATGCCCCGGCCGCGGACGAGCCGGCCGACAAGCGCCCCGACGCACATCTGCTGAACGGTCCGGCCCTGCACGGCGGCATCAACCAGGACGTGGTCGATGCCCTGCTTTCCGGACAGCAGGCGGCGGCAGCGGCGGCTCCTGCCGCCCCGGCGGCACCGGACGCCGGGAAGTCGGATACCCAGACGCCCGCGGATGAGGGCAAGCCCACCGTCGGGCCGCTGTCACAGTCGGCCGTGGACGACCTGTTCCCCTGA
- a CDS encoding response regulator: MSNTNLQVLVVDDYATMRRIIRNLLTQIGFTRIEEAADGAEALAKLRGGTFGLVISDWNMEPMTGLQLLKEVRADIRLKSMPFIMVTAESKTENVIAAKEAGVNNYIVKPFNADTLKKKIESVIGAIG, encoded by the coding sequence GTGTCCAACACCAACCTGCAGGTGCTGGTCGTCGATGATTACGCGACGATGCGGCGCATCATCAGGAACCTGCTGACGCAGATCGGCTTCACTCGCATCGAGGAAGCCGCCGACGGTGCGGAAGCGCTGGCGAAGCTGCGCGGCGGCACCTTCGGGCTGGTGATTTCCGACTGGAACATGGAGCCGATGACCGGCCTCCAGCTCCTCAAGGAGGTCCGCGCGGACATCCGGCTGAAGAGCATGCCCTTCATCATGGTCACGGCCGAATCGAAGACGGAGAACGTGATCGCGGCGAAGGAAGCCGGTGTGAACAATTACATCGTCAAGCCCTTCAACGCCGATACTCTGAAGAAGAAGATCGAGAGCGTCATCGGCGCGATCGGCTGA
- a CDS encoding putative bifunctional diguanylate cyclase/phosphodiesterase, whose product MRSSSRALGHLARSGPFLKRDLPGCLRAVTETAAAVLAVGRVSVWFFSDDARSLRAGDIFETASGRHAAGPLLAIGCNEGYRAALETERPLRVDDVGRSAVMADLRDSLLIPEGNSARLDAPVIHQGSLVGVVCCEHAGGPRSWTDEEAAFAASLADFVALALAADEARRAEERAREADRRWRDLFENAVEGVFRMDLAGRLRAVNPALVDILGYGTADALMAAVPDGRALVAVPADRAELRSRLRGAGIVRGFETMVQRADGDLIWVSLNLRRHLGAGGETSGYEGTLEDISHRRRMEQEAAHVALHDGLTGLPNRTLLVDRLAQALRRRRAGQSPGFGVFLIDCDNFRMVNNTLGHALGDRMLAEIARRLSRLLGAGDTLARLGSDDFAVLCEQSWTPDLALRRAEEMRLAVMAPMEVPGHHDLFPSVSVAVVLDHGERETPDEVLRDLGIAVHYAKARGRARCISFEPAMRTAPLQALRLQTELRRALERDEIGLALQPVVDLPGRRLIGFEALARWAHPGRGSVSPTEFIPIAEESGLIVALGETVLRKACALLRSWQPRLNGTPLTVSVNVSPVQLARPDLFELVDGVIAATGVDVRRLKLEVTETALAQDLDIVSSRLDGLRQRGFRILIDDFGTGYSSLSRLHRLPFDGLKVDQSFVRPMLHDEDCRNIVRTVVALGHALGVDIVAEGVEDPETGRELARMGCTSAQGYHFGRPLSPADADRLVGRLSGGPLFLP is encoded by the coding sequence ATGCGCAGCAGCAGCCGCGCGCTCGGGCATCTGGCCCGGAGCGGGCCGTTCCTGAAGCGTGATCTCCCGGGCTGTCTGCGGGCGGTCACGGAGACGGCCGCCGCCGTCCTCGCTGTCGGGCGCGTGTCCGTCTGGTTCTTCAGTGATGACGCCCGCTCGCTGCGGGCCGGTGACATCTTCGAGACGGCGAGCGGGCGTCACGCCGCCGGCCCCCTCCTCGCCATCGGCTGCAACGAGGGCTACCGCGCGGCATTGGAAACCGAACGGCCGCTGCGGGTCGATGATGTCGGCCGCAGCGCCGTCATGGCGGATCTCCGCGACTCCCTCCTGATCCCGGAAGGGAACAGCGCGCGGCTGGACGCGCCGGTCATCCACCAGGGAAGCCTTGTCGGAGTCGTCTGCTGCGAGCATGCCGGGGGACCGCGCTCCTGGACGGACGAGGAAGCTGCCTTCGCGGCCTCGCTCGCGGACTTCGTCGCCCTTGCCCTGGCCGCAGACGAGGCACGCCGGGCGGAGGAACGGGCGCGCGAAGCCGACCGGCGCTGGCGCGACCTGTTCGAGAACGCGGTCGAGGGCGTCTTCCGGATGGACCTCGCCGGCCGTCTGCGGGCGGTGAATCCGGCGCTTGTGGACATCCTGGGCTACGGCACGGCCGATGCGCTGATGGCCGCGGTGCCGGACGGTCGTGCGCTTGTCGCCGTGCCGGCCGACCGGGCCGAACTGCGCTCCCGCCTGCGCGGGGCGGGTATCGTCCGCGGCTTCGAGACCATGGTGCAGCGCGCCGACGGCGACCTGATCTGGGTATCCCTCAACCTGCGCCGTCACCTCGGTGCCGGAGGCGAGACGTCGGGCTATGAAGGCACGCTGGAGGACATCAGCCACCGCCGCCGCATGGAGCAGGAGGCGGCCCACGTCGCCCTGCATGACGGGCTGACCGGGCTGCCGAACCGGACGCTGCTGGTGGACCGGCTGGCCCAGGCGCTGCGGCGCCGGCGGGCCGGGCAGTCGCCCGGATTCGGCGTCTTCCTCATCGACTGCGACAACTTCCGCATGGTGAACAACACGCTGGGCCATGCGCTGGGCGACCGCATGCTGGCGGAGATCGCGCGCCGGCTGTCCCGACTGCTGGGGGCGGGCGACACGCTGGCCCGGCTGGGCAGCGACGATTTCGCCGTGCTCTGCGAACAGTCCTGGACTCCGGACCTCGCCCTGCGCCGGGCCGAGGAGATGCGCCTCGCCGTCATGGCGCCGATGGAGGTGCCCGGCCACCACGACCTGTTCCCCTCCGTCAGCGTCGCCGTGGTGCTCGACCATGGCGAGCGCGAGACGCCGGACGAGGTGCTGCGCGACCTCGGCATCGCGGTGCATTATGCCAAGGCCCGCGGCCGCGCCCGCTGCATCAGCTTCGAACCGGCGATGCGGACGGCCCCCTTGCAGGCGCTGCGCCTTCAGACGGAGCTGCGCCGGGCGCTGGAGCGGGACGAGATCGGGCTGGCGCTGCAACCCGTCGTGGACCTGCCCGGTCGCCGCCTGATCGGGTTCGAGGCGCTGGCGCGCTGGGCCCATCCCGGCCGGGGCAGTGTTTCCCCGACCGAGTTCATCCCCATCGCGGAGGAGAGCGGGCTGATCGTGGCCCTGGGGGAGACGGTGCTGCGCAAGGCCTGCGCCCTCCTGCGGTCCTGGCAGCCGCGTCTGAACGGGACCCCGCTGACGGTCAGTGTCAACGTGTCTCCGGTCCAGCTCGCCCGCCCGGATCTGTTCGAACTGGTGGACGGGGTGATCGCGGCCACCGGCGTCGATGTCCGCCGGCTGAAGCTGGAGGTGACGGAGACGGCGCTGGCGCAGGATCTGGACATCGTCTCCAGCCGGCTGGACGGGCTGCGTCAGCGGGGCTTCCGTATCCTGATCGACGATTTCGGGACCGGCTACTCCTCGCTCTCCCGCCTGCACCGGCTGCCCTTCGACGGGCTGAAGGTTGACCAGAGCTTCGTCCGGCCCATGCTGCACGACGAGGACTGCCGCAACATCGTCCGCACCGTGGTCGCCCTCGGCCATGCGTTGGGCGTGGACATCGTGGCCGAGGGGGTGGAGGACCCGGAGACCGGGCGCGAACTGGCCCGGATGGGCTGCACCAGTGCCCAGGGTTACCATTTCGGCCGGCCGCTGTCGCCCGCGGACGCCGACCGTCTGGTCGGGCGCCTGTCCGGCGGGCCGCTGTTCCTGCCGTAG
- a CDS encoding NAD+ synthase, translating to MTDSLTIALAQINPTVGALRANLDRIRTARAEAAARGADLVVLSELVVSGYPPEDLVLKPFFLDTVQQAVEELAADTGDGGPGLLLGAPWREAGRTHNAALLLDGGRVAAVRFKHDLPNYGPFDEKRVFDPGPLPGPVSFRGVRLGIVICEDMWTPDVAETLAETGAEILIVPNGSPFETDKADRRLSLAVARVTETGLPLAYVNQVGGQDELVFDGGSFVLNADRGLAAQLPSFEEHVAITHWTRGDGGWTCTSTEMTAPAEGLEAIYRAMVLGLRDYVRKNRFPGVILGLSGGIDSALSAAVAVDALGADRVHCVMMPSPYTSRESLEDAAECAELLGCRIDTISIEPAMKAFEHMLEPAFADREPDITEENLQSRARGVTLMALSNKFGGMVLSTGNKSEMSVGYATLYGDMCGGYSVLKDVYKTTVYRLSHWRNRTLPRQAHGPAGRVIPERIITKAPTAELKPDQTDQDTLPPYEILDDILECLVEKDLGLAAIVARGHDRETVSRVWRMLDRAEYKRRQAPPGVKVTSRSFGKDRRYPITSGFVSLVEDGGNS from the coding sequence ATGACCGACAGCCTGACCATCGCCCTCGCCCAGATCAACCCGACGGTGGGGGCCCTGCGCGCGAACCTCGACAGGATCAGGACGGCGCGGGCGGAGGCCGCGGCCCGCGGCGCCGATCTGGTGGTGCTCTCCGAACTGGTCGTCTCCGGCTACCCGCCGGAGGATCTGGTGCTGAAGCCCTTCTTCCTGGACACGGTGCAGCAGGCCGTGGAGGAACTGGCGGCCGACACCGGCGACGGCGGCCCCGGCCTGCTGCTGGGCGCCCCCTGGCGCGAGGCCGGCCGCACCCACAATGCCGCCCTGCTGCTGGACGGCGGCCGGGTGGCGGCGGTCCGCTTCAAGCACGATCTGCCCAACTACGGCCCGTTCGACGAGAAGCGGGTGTTCGATCCCGGCCCGCTGCCCGGCCCGGTCAGCTTCCGCGGCGTGCGGCTGGGCATCGTCATCTGCGAGGACATGTGGACCCCGGACGTGGCCGAGACGCTGGCCGAGACGGGGGCCGAGATCCTGATCGTGCCCAACGGCAGCCCGTTCGAGACGGACAAGGCGGACCGCCGCCTGTCCCTGGCCGTCGCCCGGGTGACGGAGACGGGGCTGCCGCTGGCCTATGTCAACCAGGTCGGCGGCCAGGACGAGCTGGTCTTCGACGGCGGTTCCTTCGTCCTGAACGCCGACCGGGGGCTGGCGGCCCAGCTTCCCTCCTTCGAGGAGCACGTCGCCATCACCCACTGGACCCGCGGCGACGGCGGCTGGACCTGCACCTCCACCGAGATGACGGCGCCCGCCGAAGGGCTGGAGGCGATCTACCGGGCGATGGTGCTGGGGCTGCGCGACTATGTGCGGAAGAACCGCTTCCCCGGCGTCATCCTGGGCCTGTCCGGCGGCATCGACAGCGCCCTGTCCGCGGCCGTTGCGGTGGACGCACTGGGAGCCGACCGGGTCCATTGCGTGATGATGCCGTCCCCCTACACCTCCCGCGAGAGCCTGGAGGATGCCGCCGAGTGCGCCGAGCTGCTGGGCTGCCGGATCGACACGATCTCCATCGAACCGGCCATGAAGGCGTTCGAGCACATGCTGGAACCGGCCTTCGCCGACCGCGAGCCGGACATCACCGAGGAGAACCTGCAATCCCGCGCCCGCGGCGTCACCCTGATGGCGCTGTCCAACAAGTTCGGCGGAATGGTGCTGTCCACCGGCAACAAGTCGGAGATGTCGGTGGGCTACGCCACGCTCTACGGCGACATGTGCGGCGGCTATTCCGTCCTGAAGGATGTCTACAAGACGACCGTCTACCGCCTGTCGCACTGGCGCAACCGGACCCTGCCTCGGCAGGCGCACGGCCCCGCCGGCCGCGTCATCCCGGAGCGGATCATCACCAAGGCCCCCACGGCCGAACTGAAGCCGGACCAGACGGACCAGGACACGCTGCCGCCCTACGAGATACTGGACGACATCCTGGAGTGTCTGGTGGAGAAGGACCTCGGGCTGGCCGCGATCGTGGCCCGCGGCCACGACCGGGAAACGGTGAGCCGCGTCTGGCGCATGCTGGACCGGGCCGAATACAAGCGCCGGCAGGCCCCCCCGGGCGTGAAGGTCACCAGCCGCAGCTTCGGCAAGGACCGCCGCTATCCGATCACCAGCGGTTTCGTCAGCCTGGTCGAAGACGGCGGGAATTCCTGA
- a CDS encoding FAD-dependent oxidoreductase: protein MAVPVAGAPARPSGGGACRGASRRTRRCRAGRGFLPGRLPRPGAALSPSGPVRPHEVCPGAGTALRAHGGHIVTGHRIVEVEGGEVATIHADDGRVLRAQACVVATNTPFLDRVAIHTKQAPYRSYVVGLAVPRDAIVPALWWDTREDYHYVRLQAGTGGDGRDVLIVGGEDHKTGEAHDTGQRFTRLEHWARRHFPMAGEVVYRWSGQVMEPFDGLGFIGRNPADTANILIATGDSGMGMTHGTIAGMLLTDMLQGRDNAWAGLYDPDRKPKRNLREYVKENLDVAREFARGHLSPAELSSEAAIAPGQGAVLREGVAKVAVYRAEDGTVTRVSAICPHLGCTVRWNDLERSWDCPCHGSRFTPEGGVIGGPAVRPLAPMGEERQADL from the coding sequence CTGGCTGTTCCTGTCGCCGGAGCACCGGCGCGACCATCTGGAGGAGGAGCTTGCCGCGGCGCATCGCGCCGGACTCGCCGATGTCGAGCTGGTCGAGGATTTCTCCCTGGGCGACTACCGCGGCCCGGCGCTGCGCTTTCCCCGTCAGGCCCAGTTCGACCCCATGAAGTATGTCCGGGGGCTGGCACCGCCCTGCGGGCGCACGGGGGCCATATCGTCACCGGCCACCGCATCGTCGAGGTCGAGGGCGGGGAGGTGGCGACCATCCATGCCGACGACGGCCGCGTCCTGCGGGCGCAGGCCTGCGTCGTCGCCACGAACACGCCCTTCCTGGACCGCGTCGCCATCCATACCAAGCAGGCGCCCTACCGCAGCTATGTCGTCGGGCTGGCCGTGCCGCGCGATGCGATCGTCCCGGCGCTGTGGTGGGACACCCGCGAGGACTACCATTATGTCCGTCTCCAGGCCGGGACCGGCGGGGACGGCCGCGACGTGCTGATCGTCGGGGGCGAGGATCACAAGACCGGCGAGGCGCATGACACGGGGCAGCGCTTCACCCGGCTGGAGCACTGGGCTCGCCGCCACTTCCCGATGGCGGGAGAGGTGGTCTACCGCTGGTCCGGCCAGGTGATGGAGCCGTTCGACGGGCTGGGCTTCATCGGGCGCAATCCGGCGGACACGGCGAACATCCTGATCGCCACGGGCGACAGCGGCATGGGCATGACCCACGGCACCATCGCCGGGATGCTGCTGACCGACATGCTCCAGGGGCGGGACAATGCCTGGGCCGGTCTCTACGACCCCGACCGCAAGCCGAAGCGGAACCTGCGGGAATACGTGAAGGAGAACCTGGACGTCGCCCGCGAGTTCGCCCGCGGGCACCTGAGTCCCGCCGAGCTGTCGAGCGAGGCGGCCATCGCGCCGGGCCAGGGAGCCGTGCTGCGGGAGGGCGTCGCCAAGGTCGCCGTCTACCGGGCCGAGGACGGCACCGTCACCCGTGTCTCGGCGATCTGCCCCCATCTGGGCTGCACGGTGCGCTGGAACGATCTGGAACGGAGCTGGGACTGTCCCTGCCATGGCAGCCGCTTCACCCCCGAGGGAGGCGTGATCGGGGGACCGGCCGTGCGGCCGCTCGCCCCGATGGGGGAGGAGCGCCAGGCGGACTTGTAG
- a CDS encoding peptide ABC transporter substrate-binding protein translates to MATVPTPDGEGGAPASRTLTIGVNDFPGNFNPLIESQGIRDYVVWMAQRPLTAFTPDWELTCVLCTELPTVRNGRIQEERLPDGDTGVAVRYTLLPDLRWGDGTPVTTRDVVFTWQVGRHPDIGSNAYDVFARDIRSVEVVDDRTFIVHRRHRSCAAAQLNEMVLLPAHLERKAFESDPATYRINSRYEADVTDPGLWLGPYRLAAVETGKTIQLERNPHWNGRQPYFDRIVVRTLDRSAELERALLAGEVDYVSGEHGFSVHQSSQFERHYGFRFAVFWMQGLGYRHLDVNHDNPILADVRVRRALLLGLDRDTMNERLYYGRNVIADTDTNPLDGIRDPDVRRHAYDPAGAMRLLEEAGWRPGPDGIRVDAAGHPLEVDLWAGKGDRTVDLELQIIQENWRRIGVRMVPRQTVARVLFGEILPQRRFSGLALFSWITAPREIPRSVLHSSQIPSAENGWSGLNYGGYRNPGLDRVLDDLERVCEPEANRALWSRLQHLYADDLPALPIFHMANAYFFPPWLKGVVPTGHQFASSMAVENWYREDVP, encoded by the coding sequence ATGGCGACTGTCCCGACACCGGATGGAGAGGGGGGCGCTCCCGCCTCCCGGACGCTGACCATCGGTGTCAACGACTTCCCCGGGAACTTCAATCCGCTGATCGAGAGCCAGGGCATCCGCGACTACGTGGTCTGGATGGCGCAGCGGCCCCTGACTGCCTTCACGCCGGACTGGGAACTGACCTGCGTTCTCTGCACCGAGCTGCCCACCGTCCGCAACGGCCGCATCCAGGAGGAGAGACTGCCCGACGGCGATACCGGCGTCGCCGTCCGCTATACCCTGCTGCCGGATCTCAGGTGGGGGGACGGTACGCCCGTGACCACGCGCGACGTGGTCTTCACCTGGCAGGTCGGACGCCATCCCGACATCGGCAGCAATGCCTATGACGTCTTCGCCCGGGACATCCGGTCGGTCGAGGTGGTGGACGACCGAACCTTCATCGTCCATCGCCGGCACCGGAGCTGTGCCGCGGCGCAGTTGAACGAGATGGTGCTGCTGCCGGCGCACCTGGAGCGCAAGGCGTTCGAGTCGGACCCCGCCACCTACCGGATCAACAGCCGGTACGAAGCCGACGTGACCGACCCCGGCCTCTGGCTCGGCCCCTACCGGCTGGCCGCGGTCGAAACGGGCAAGACGATCCAGCTCGAACGCAATCCTCACTGGAACGGCCGGCAGCCCTATTTCGACCGTATCGTCGTGCGCACCCTGGACAGGTCCGCCGAGCTTGAACGGGCGCTGCTGGCCGGAGAGGTGGACTACGTCTCCGGCGAGCATGGCTTCAGCGTGCATCAGTCGTCGCAGTTCGAACGCCACTACGGCTTCCGCTTCGCCGTCTTCTGGATGCAGGGGCTGGGATACCGGCACCTGGATGTCAACCACGACAACCCGATCCTGGCGGATGTGCGCGTCCGCCGGGCGCTGCTGCTGGGTCTGGACCGGGACACCATGAACGAGCGGCTCTACTACGGCCGCAACGTCATCGCCGACACGGACACAAACCCGCTCGACGGCATCCGCGATCCGGACGTCCGCCGGCACGCCTACGATCCTGCCGGGGCGATGCGGCTGCTGGAAGAGGCGGGCTGGCGTCCCGGTCCGGACGGCATCCGGGTGGATGCCGCCGGGCATCCCCTTGAGGTCGATCTCTGGGCGGGCAAAGGCGACCGCACGGTCGATCTGGAACTCCAGATCATCCAGGAGAACTGGCGCCGCATCGGCGTCCGCATGGTGCCGCGGCAGACGGTGGCCCGCGTCCTCTTCGGGGAGATCCTGCCGCAGCGCCGCTTCTCCGGCCTCGCCCTGTTCAGTTGGATCACCGCGCCGCGGGAGATTCCCCGCAGCGTGCTGCATTCCAGCCAGATACCGTCGGCCGAGAACGGCTGGAGCGGGCTGAACTACGGCGGTTACCGCAACCCCGGGCTGGACCGGGTGCTGGACGATCTGGAACGGGTCTGCGAGCCGGAAGCGAACCGGGCGCTGTGGTCGCGGTTGCAGCACCTTTACGCCGATGACCTGCCCGCACTGCCGATCTTCCACATGGCGAATGCCTACTTCTTCCCCCCGTGGCTGAAGGGCGTCGTTCCCACCGGGCACCAGTTCGCCAGCTCCATGGCCGTGGAGAACTGGTACCGCGAAGACGTGCCCTGA
- a CDS encoding FKBP-type peptidyl-prolyl cis-trans isomerase yields MTLRRSVALLAFAALLAGPAAAQQSASPSDDTPIRAEKPDPQKQFLIENAKRPGWKTTPSGLQYKAVKPVTNPAAPSPLATDAVLVNYEGRLIDGTVFDSSYERGEPISFPLNRVIAGWTEGVQLMKVGETYEFAIPGRLAYGARGVPQAGIGPNATLLFKVELLEILPPGAMPPR; encoded by the coding sequence ATGACCTTGCGCCGTTCCGTCGCCCTTCTCGCCTTCGCGGCCCTGCTGGCCGGCCCGGCGGCCGCCCAGCAGTCCGCGTCGCCGTCCGACGACACGCCGATCCGTGCCGAGAAGCCCGACCCCCAGAAGCAGTTCCTGATCGAGAACGCCAAGCGCCCGGGCTGGAAGACGACGCCCAGCGGTCTCCAGTACAAGGCGGTCAAGCCGGTCACGAACCCCGCCGCCCCGTCGCCGCTGGCGACCGATGCGGTGCTCGTGAACTACGAGGGCCGGCTGATCGACGGCACCGTCTTCGACAGCTCCTACGAGCGGGGCGAACCCATCAGCTTCCCCCTGAACCGGGTCATCGCCGGCTGGACCGAGGGCGTGCAGCTCATGAAGGTGGGCGAGACCTACGAGTTCGCCATTCCCGGCCGGCTGGCCTATGGCGCCCGTGGTGTTCCGCAGGCCGGCATCGGTCCGAACGCCACGCTGCTGTTCAAGGTCGAGCTGCTGGAGATCCTGCCGCCCGGCGCCATGCCGCCGCGCTGA